One segment of Bradyrhizobium sp. CB2312 DNA contains the following:
- a CDS encoding FRG domain-containing protein: protein MIQDTLQKASLAELFSLIEKLPGPQGHLFRGQRNAAWSLIPTLYRLTPNIHGGSIAESFNVFEAELIDRFFREGLPYLPPISRSYSNDRALAQHFGAPTRLLDWSEDPLVATFFAVEQWETTTDAAVFMIIPEARFRPEDVKDFKALQSIAFRPPAIDRRIPAQRSMFTFHPHEPKDQPFVPLEQRPNIGINVSNPHGAGGSARAFAKIVIPQPLKEQLFLRLSRIGIDRRNLFPGLDGVGADTAARALSGQWM, encoded by the coding sequence ATGATACAGGACACCTTACAAAAGGCTTCGCTTGCCGAGCTATTTAGCTTGATCGAGAAACTGCCGGGGCCCCAAGGACATCTCTTCAGAGGTCAACGTAATGCCGCATGGTCTCTCATACCAACCTTGTATCGGCTAACTCCAAACATTCACGGCGGCAGCATAGCCGAGAGCTTCAACGTTTTTGAAGCCGAACTGATCGACCGATTTTTTCGGGAAGGACTTCCCTACCTACCGCCAATCTCAAGGAGCTACTCCAACGACAGAGCTCTAGCACAGCACTTTGGTGCACCAACGCGATTGTTGGACTGGAGCGAAGATCCCTTAGTGGCGACGTTCTTTGCGGTCGAACAGTGGGAAACGACGACAGACGCTGCAGTCTTCATGATAATCCCCGAGGCTCGTTTCAGGCCGGAGGATGTCAAAGACTTCAAGGCCCTTCAATCGATCGCTTTTCGGCCGCCAGCAATTGATCGCAGGATACCTGCACAACGCTCGATGTTTACGTTTCACCCGCATGAACCAAAGGATCAGCCGTTCGTTCCGCTTGAGCAACGGCCCAACATCGGCATAAACGTATCCAACCCCCACGGTGCCGGCGGCTCTGCTCGTGCCTTTGCAAAGATAGTGATTCCTCAGCCTCTCAAAGAGCAGCTCTTTTTGCGCCTGTCACGGATCGGCATCGACCGGAGAAATCTCTTCCCAGGATTGGATGGTGTTGGGGCGGACACAGCAGCACGTGCGCTCAGCGGTCAATGGATGTAG
- a CDS encoding gene transfer agent family protein: MADDKCARTITWIGGTHTFNLNHPWVRRVLSWRGIPGPGGSSISAIWGRFEANNYSANDVERVMEFGLLGGGTPEREVKRLLDAHVRGKPLAPNVLIASEVLAACYFGDASAST; encoded by the coding sequence ATGGCTGACGACAAATGCGCACGCACAATCACATGGATCGGCGGAACGCACACCTTCAATCTCAATCACCCCTGGGTCAGGCGCGTCTTGTCTTGGCGGGGCATTCCCGGGCCAGGCGGTAGCTCGATCTCGGCAATCTGGGGGCGCTTTGAGGCAAACAACTATTCGGCCAACGACGTAGAGCGCGTGATGGAGTTCGGCCTACTTGGAGGCGGCACCCCCGAGCGCGAGGTGAAGCGACTGCTCGACGCGCATGTGCGCGGCAAGCCGCTCGCGCCGAATGTCCTGATCGCCAGCGAAGTTTTGGCAGCCTGTTACTTCGGAGATGCCAGTGCCAGCACCTAG
- a CDS encoding terminase TerL endonuclease subunit — translation MVVATTAGRGQENIAHEIVERARKVASGEIEDPSLLPILLETPADADWTDESLWYRANPGLVLGYQDIDGLRQLAREGATSVTARETFRQYNLNVWLDHSTSPFVDMATYDRGAAPVDYDALRGAPCWVGVDMSKTTDLSSVVACFRDGDTYTVLPHFFCPEADIRKRGDLDGVDYASWAKGGFITATPGNVIDNAAVADYIRSLAERFQVQEIGFDVAFAQGVMAPLVDEGFPVVTIRQGWVTQSPALNVLERAIISGNFRHGGHPVLRWNFANVAIHKDANDNRIIHKSKSTDRIDGVAASWMAVSRAAAGENSRSLYDLPNAVELLSW, via the coding sequence ATGGTCGTCGCCACTACGGCGGGGCGCGGCCAAGAAAACATTGCCCATGAGATCGTTGAACGCGCGCGCAAGGTCGCCAGCGGCGAGATCGAAGACCCGAGCCTACTTCCCATTTTGCTAGAAACGCCGGCTGATGCGGATTGGACCGATGAAAGCCTCTGGTATCGAGCCAATCCGGGATTAGTGCTCGGCTATCAGGACATCGACGGTCTAAGACAACTCGCGCGTGAGGGCGCAACCAGCGTCACCGCGAGGGAAACGTTTCGCCAGTATAATTTGAATGTCTGGCTTGACCATTCGACCTCGCCCTTTGTCGACATGGCGACCTATGACCGGGGCGCCGCACCGGTCGACTATGATGCCCTGCGCGGTGCGCCGTGCTGGGTTGGCGTCGACATGAGCAAGACAACCGACCTTTCGTCCGTCGTCGCGTGCTTCCGCGACGGCGATACCTACACGGTGTTGCCGCACTTCTTTTGTCCCGAGGCCGATATCCGCAAACGCGGCGACCTGGACGGCGTCGATTACGCGTCATGGGCCAAGGGCGGCTTCATTACGGCCACGCCCGGCAACGTGATCGATAACGCTGCGGTCGCGGATTACATCCGATCACTCGCGGAGCGTTTCCAGGTCCAAGAGATTGGTTTTGACGTGGCGTTCGCCCAAGGTGTCATGGCGCCGCTGGTCGACGAAGGGTTTCCGGTCGTAACGATCCGCCAAGGCTGGGTGACGCAATCGCCCGCGCTCAACGTCCTGGAGCGCGCAATCATCAGCGGCAACTTCCGCCATGGCGGCCACCCGGTGTTGCGCTGGAACTTTGCAAACGTCGCCATCCACAAGGACGCCAATGACAACCGGATCATCCACAAGAGCAAGTCGACCGATCGCATTGACGGCGTCGCGGCGAGCTGGATGGCCGTATCGCGCGCGGCGGCAGGCGAGAATTCGCGCTCGCTCTATGATCTCCCTAACGCTGTGGAACTTCTCTCATGGTGA
- a CDS encoding IS630 family transposase, with protein sequence MANAGERGRPIAPLVLSPPERAYLERQVRRHRVARSLSERCRAILRCADGLPSKSVAVELGLHEHTVGKWRRRFLKDRCDGLLDEARPGRPRTINDDQVAEVIERTLRTTPPDATHWSIRSMAAETGFSHTTIRRMWTAFGLQPHRSQTFKLSSDPLFVDKVRDIVGLYLSPPNRALVLSVDEKSQIQALDREQPVLPMMPGVPERRTHSYVRHGTTSLFAALDVASGFVIGKCYKRHRAVEFLKFLKEIDAQVPEGIDVHIVMDNYATHKTPKIKAWLARRPHYHVHFTPTSASWINQVERWFAELTRKQIQRGVHTSVRQLEADIRTFIDLHNKNPKPFKWTKSADQILASVKRFCHKAQQTLCGEL encoded by the coding sequence GTGGCGAATGCAGGTGAGCGAGGCCGGCCGATCGCGCCGTTGGTGCTTAGTCCGCCGGAGCGGGCGTACTTGGAGAGACAAGTTCGTCGTCATCGCGTTGCCCGATCGCTATCTGAGCGCTGCCGCGCGATCCTGCGGTGTGCGGATGGCTTGCCAAGCAAGTCTGTGGCTGTCGAACTCGGCCTCCACGAACACACCGTCGGCAAGTGGCGCCGCCGATTTTTGAAGGATCGCTGTGATGGCCTGCTTGACGAGGCCCGCCCGGGCCGCCCTCGAACCATCAACGACGATCAGGTTGCTGAGGTAATTGAGCGGACATTGCGTACAACGCCACCCGACGCGACGCACTGGTCGATCCGCTCAATGGCTGCGGAAACTGGCTTTTCCCACACCACGATCCGCCGAATGTGGACGGCGTTCGGCCTGCAGCCGCACCGCAGCCAGACATTCAAGCTGTCGAGCGACCCGCTGTTCGTCGACAAGGTCCGCGATATCGTCGGCCTTTACCTTTCCCCACCGAACCGAGCCCTTGTCCTCAGTGTCGATGAGAAAAGCCAGATCCAGGCCCTGGATCGCGAGCAGCCGGTCCTGCCGATGATGCCGGGCGTACCGGAACGGCGCACGCACAGCTATGTGCGGCATGGTACGACCTCGCTGTTTGCCGCGCTCGATGTCGCCTCTGGATTCGTCATCGGCAAATGCTACAAGCGCCACCGGGCAGTCGAGTTCTTGAAGTTCCTCAAAGAGATCGACGCTCAAGTCCCTGAAGGGATCGATGTCCATATCGTCATGGACAACTACGCCACTCACAAAACACCCAAGATCAAAGCGTGGCTCGCCCGTCGGCCGCATTATCATGTCCACTTCACGCCGACTTCCGCGTCATGGATCAATCAGGTCGAACGCTGGTTCGCTGAGCTCACCCGAAAGCAGATCCAGCGAGGTGTTCACACCTCCGTCAGGCAGCTCGAGGCCGACATCCGTACCTTCATCGACCTGCACAACAAAAATCCCAAGCCCTTCAAATGGACCAAGTCCGCAGACCAGATTTTGGCTTCCGTCAAACGCTTCTGCCACAAAGCCCAGCAGACTTTATGTGGCGAACTTTAG
- a CDS encoding P27 family phage terminase small subunit codes for MPELIKRRILSPADCGCLESYCIAIGRVRELEILLRAGIDPKLCRMQDKAMVTARQLAAELGLTPVSRSRPAVREDNVESDDDNPLAIS; via the coding sequence ATGCCGGAGCTGATCAAACGTCGCATTCTCTCGCCAGCCGATTGCGGTTGTTTGGAAAGCTACTGCATTGCCATCGGCCGCGTCCGCGAGCTTGAGATTCTTCTACGCGCCGGCATCGATCCCAAGCTTTGCCGCATGCAGGACAAAGCGATGGTGACGGCTCGCCAGCTTGCCGCTGAGCTAGGGCTTACCCCAGTTTCGCGCTCCCGGCCGGCCGTGCGTGAAGACAATGTTGAGAGTGACGATGACAACCCGCTCGCCATATCCTGA
- a CDS encoding phage head closure protein, whose product MRAGNLDRIIEIQRRTTGLDLYGTPVETWNTYATMRAQLLKNTTDDREGERGHTTDAVLTFRMYYFASLSLNDRLLYEGQQYEITGISEIGRRVSMDVKCQRVGFC is encoded by the coding sequence ATGCGAGCCGGCAACCTCGACCGCATCATTGAAATTCAGCGCCGCACCACCGGCCTGGACCTCTACGGCACGCCTGTAGAGACCTGGAACACCTACGCCACCATGCGGGCGCAACTGCTCAAGAACACCACCGACGATCGAGAGGGCGAGCGCGGCCACACTACCGACGCGGTATTGACCTTCCGCATGTATTACTTCGCCAGCCTCAGCCTCAATGACCGGCTGCTCTATGAGGGCCAGCAATACGAAATCACCGGCATTAGCGAGATCGGCCGGCGCGTCAGTATGGACGTGAAATGCCAGCGAGTTGGGTTTTGTTAA
- a CDS encoding DUF3168 domain-containing protein, translating into MALVQADHVIDANGRPEIMPAVYLGEGQTIFRRWDATSHATLHVWFAEPGLIQCKEAVSAIVAALRIDAQADGVLPIDGFIVHDMQTTQTRYLRDPHGSFSHGVINVAAVVKPN; encoded by the coding sequence ATGGCCCTGGTCCAGGCTGACCACGTGATCGACGCCAACGGGCGCCCCGAGATCATGCCGGCCGTGTATCTCGGCGAGGGCCAGACCATCTTCCGGCGCTGGGACGCGACCAGCCATGCGACCCTTCATGTGTGGTTCGCAGAGCCCGGCTTGATCCAGTGCAAGGAAGCCGTCTCCGCCATCGTCGCGGCGCTGCGGATCGACGCCCAGGCCGATGGCGTGCTGCCAATAGACGGTTTCATCGTGCACGACATGCAGACCACCCAAACCCGCTACCTCCGCGATCCGCACGGCTCTTTCAGCCATGGCGTGATCAATGTGGCGGCGGTCGTGAAGCCGAACTGA
- a CDS encoding head-tail connector protein produces the protein MPGITLDQAKAHLNVTLDADDALLTDKLAAAKAWVSAYTAGDPDADTAPAPIREAVLQLTAHLYQNREASLIGITAMALPFGFLDLLAPYRAFAF, from the coding sequence ATGCCCGGCATCACCCTGGACCAAGCCAAGGCCCACCTGAACGTCACCCTGGACGCTGACGACGCGCTGCTTACCGACAAGTTGGCGGCGGCAAAGGCGTGGGTTTCGGCTTACACGGCCGGCGATCCCGATGCCGACACGGCGCCGGCACCGATCCGGGAAGCCGTGCTGCAATTGACGGCGCACCTCTATCAGAACCGCGAAGCAAGCTTGATTGGCATCACCGCCATGGCGCTGCCGTTTGGTTTTCTCGATTTGCTGGCCCCTTATCGCGCGTTTGCCTTCTGA
- a CDS encoding phage major capsid protein produces the protein MKTANALEFKDSGEGDPIADVAKELAELKVALETKAANDNSKLTERLDRLEAKLNRPNNRPANDNEPGLETKALNKFLRNGVGALDDLERKTLNLGTNTAGGYVVTPEYGKTVLEKLRRYSPLRGLASAMTIGTTEVYIPTLETDADGEGWVTETGNRTSTEPVFGQLNIKTFENARYIPISQQLLEDADIDLLSFVAGHIAKITGKVEAKSFMIGDGNGKPTGLLNTPTNYASITAAPDGSDIVGKLIDAFYALPGEYAANGSWIMRRETMGLIRKVADAAVGSIGYSGPIWSDGLANGTPATLLGRPVYESVDMSLLPTASGTTYPVVFGDMESAYQIVDRVGLAIRVDDLTGADNGVVKVRWRRRVGGAPLLNEAAVLIKSTKP, from the coding sequence ATGAAGACTGCGAACGCACTGGAATTCAAGGATAGCGGCGAAGGCGATCCGATTGCCGACGTCGCCAAGGAACTGGCGGAACTGAAGGTGGCCCTCGAAACGAAGGCCGCCAACGACAACAGCAAGCTCACCGAGCGCCTGGATCGACTGGAAGCCAAGCTGAACCGGCCGAACAATCGGCCGGCGAACGACAACGAACCGGGCCTCGAAACCAAGGCGCTGAACAAGTTCCTGCGCAACGGCGTCGGCGCGCTCGATGATCTGGAGCGCAAGACGCTCAACCTCGGCACCAACACGGCCGGCGGCTACGTCGTCACTCCCGAATACGGCAAGACCGTTCTTGAGAAGCTGCGTCGATACTCGCCGCTTCGTGGTCTCGCTAGCGCAATGACCATCGGCACCACCGAGGTCTATATTCCGACCCTCGAAACCGACGCCGATGGCGAAGGCTGGGTTACGGAGACCGGCAACCGGACCTCGACGGAGCCGGTGTTCGGCCAGCTCAACATCAAGACGTTCGAGAACGCACGCTACATCCCGATCAGCCAGCAGTTGCTGGAAGACGCGGATATCGACCTGCTTTCGTTCGTCGCCGGCCATATTGCCAAGATCACCGGCAAGGTGGAGGCCAAGTCCTTCATGATCGGCGACGGCAACGGTAAGCCGACCGGCCTGCTCAACACGCCCACGAATTACGCTTCGATCACCGCTGCGCCCGATGGTTCGGACATCGTCGGCAAGTTGATTGATGCATTCTATGCTCTCCCGGGCGAGTATGCGGCGAACGGCTCCTGGATCATGCGCCGCGAGACCATGGGTCTCATTCGCAAGGTCGCGGACGCTGCCGTTGGTTCGATCGGCTACTCCGGTCCGATCTGGTCCGATGGTCTCGCCAACGGAACGCCCGCAACGCTCCTGGGTCGGCCCGTCTATGAGTCCGTGGACATGAGCCTGTTGCCGACCGCGTCGGGCACGACTTATCCGGTTGTGTTCGGCGACATGGAGAGCGCTTATCAGATCGTCGATCGCGTCGGCCTCGCTATTCGCGTGGATGACCTCACCGGCGCCGACAATGGCGTCGTCAAGGTTCGCTGGCGCCGTCGCGTCGGCGGTGCGCCGTTGCTCAATGAGGCCGCGGTCCTCATTAAATCGACCAAGCCGTAA
- a CDS encoding HK97 family phage prohead protease has protein sequence MDRLEVKATLSVSDEGEITGIAWPFNAGPDSYGDLITKGAFGAILPDLPILYQHRPDDLVGTWNEVKETEDGLTVKGQLHLDQPRARSIRAMLKTRLVTGLSIGFYTKAARKLARGRIIDALDLAEISLVRDPAHSRARITGTKSDDAARAVADLIKRFTATLNS, from the coding sequence ATGGACCGGCTTGAAGTCAAGGCAACGCTGAGCGTCAGCGATGAAGGTGAGATCACCGGCATCGCCTGGCCCTTCAACGCAGGGCCTGACAGCTATGGCGACCTGATCACAAAGGGCGCGTTCGGCGCGATCCTGCCCGACTTGCCGATTTTGTATCAGCATCGGCCGGATGATCTGGTCGGCACCTGGAACGAAGTGAAGGAAACCGAGGACGGACTGACCGTCAAAGGCCAACTTCACCTCGACCAGCCGCGCGCGCGTTCAATTCGCGCGATGCTCAAGACTCGTTTGGTCACCGGCTTGTCCATCGGCTTCTACACCAAGGCGGCCCGTAAGCTCGCCCGCGGTCGCATTATCGACGCGCTTGATCTCGCTGAGATCAGCTTGGTTCGCGACCCAGCTCATTCCCGTGCCCGCATCACCGGCACGAAATCCGACGACGCGGCGCGTGCCGTGGCCGACCTCATCAAGCGTTTCACGGCAACGCTGAACTCCTAG
- a CDS encoding gene transfer agent family protein: MTMTAYTIFFGDGEHAFKLTPAVIGELETKCGSGIGMIANRLFSRNFAQADVTETIRLALIGAGTPPKRAHEFIVAYVDGRPLIETYELAAKILERVLFGNPSETKGT; this comes from the coding sequence ATGACCATGACCGCTTACACAATCTTTTTTGGCGATGGCGAGCACGCATTCAAGCTTACGCCTGCAGTGATCGGCGAGCTTGAGACCAAATGCGGCTCCGGCATCGGCATGATTGCGAACCGGCTGTTCTCGCGCAACTTCGCCCAGGCAGACGTAACCGAGACCATTCGGCTCGCGCTCATCGGCGCCGGCACCCCGCCCAAGCGCGCCCATGAATTCATCGTGGCCTACGTCGACGGCCGCCCCCTGATCGAAACCTACGAACTCGCCGCCAAAATCCTGGAACGCGTTTTGTTCGGCAACCCCAGCGAAACCAAAGGAACCTGA
- a CDS encoding phage portal protein, whose protein sequence is MSIASRLKSLLGIETKSSSGVSSPEAWLFDLFGATPTLAGVVVTPHSAMTCAPVACAVRSISEAAGSLPLHVYKKLPDGGKEKATDHPLYKLLHDAPNTWAPAALFRTQLMADALLQPHGSFALINRVDGGKPAELLRLDPQTQSVAVDTSDVEPTYKLNGREINGADLIHIPTPAYDARKGLVGEGRNAIALALVLERHASRLFGNMARPSGVLSLKGNVTEATLKAAKAAWQASQGGDNGGGTAVIPSDASWEPRAFNSVDSQFLEMRTYAVAEIARLFRVPLHMLMQVDRATPRSIESIGQEFLSQALLPRLKSFEQELELKLLTPEERAQYAIEFNIDGFARADLLARAQALSATVSARILNPNEARQIGFGLPAYEGGDVFENFNTSSAHAGGALNSGSANDNQKEVP, encoded by the coding sequence TTGTCCATCGCCTCCCGCCTCAAATCCCTTCTCGGTATCGAGACCAAGTCTTCGTCAGGCGTCTCCTCGCCTGAGGCTTGGCTGTTCGATCTGTTCGGCGCGACCCCGACCCTGGCCGGCGTGGTTGTGACCCCGCACAGCGCCATGACGTGCGCGCCCGTCGCGTGCGCAGTCCGCTCCATCTCCGAGGCGGCCGGCTCGCTCCCCCTTCACGTTTACAAGAAGCTTCCGGACGGCGGCAAAGAGAAGGCCACCGACCACCCCCTCTACAAACTGTTGCACGACGCTCCGAACACCTGGGCGCCGGCAGCACTGTTTCGCACCCAGCTCATGGCCGACGCGCTCTTGCAGCCGCACGGTAGCTTTGCGCTGATCAATCGCGTTGACGGTGGCAAGCCTGCCGAACTGCTCCGGCTCGATCCACAAACCCAATCTGTGGCCGTCGATACGAGCGACGTTGAGCCGACCTACAAACTGAACGGCCGCGAGATCAACGGCGCGGACCTGATCCATATCCCGACGCCGGCTTATGATGCTCGCAAGGGCCTTGTCGGCGAGGGCCGCAACGCCATCGCGCTTGCCCTGGTCCTGGAGCGTCATGCATCGCGCCTCTTCGGCAACATGGCACGCCCCAGCGGAGTGCTGTCCCTCAAGGGTAACGTAACGGAAGCCACGCTCAAGGCTGCAAAAGCCGCGTGGCAGGCATCGCAAGGTGGCGACAATGGCGGCGGCACGGCGGTCATCCCGTCCGACGCTTCCTGGGAACCGCGAGCCTTCAACAGCGTCGATAGTCAGTTCCTCGAAATGCGAACGTATGCCGTGGCGGAGATCGCCCGGCTGTTCCGAGTGCCGCTCCACATGCTGATGCAGGTCGATCGCGCGACGCCCCGCTCCATTGAATCGATCGGCCAAGAATTCCTCTCGCAAGCTCTATTGCCCCGCCTGAAGTCCTTCGAGCAAGAGCTTGAGTTGAAGCTTCTGACGCCGGAAGAGCGCGCTCAGTATGCCATCGAATTCAATATCGATGGCTTCGCGCGTGCCGATCTGCTCGCGCGTGCCCAGGCTCTGAGCGCAACCGTCTCCGCGCGCATCCTCAATCCGAACGAAGCCCGACAGATCGGTTTCGGATTGCCGGCTTATGAGGGTGGCGACGTGTTCGAGAACTTCAACACATCATCCGCACATGCCGGTGGCGCGCTCAATTCCGGCAGCGCCAACGACAATCAGAAGGAAGTTCCCTGA
- a CDS encoding helix-turn-helix domain-containing protein, translated as MANIRVREAAEYLGVSKSFLDKARCYRTNGPAFMRFGKAVVYSTEALDEWARACTVANDNKQSGK; from the coding sequence TTGGCGAACATACGAGTGCGTGAGGCGGCCGAATATCTCGGCGTCTCGAAATCGTTTCTGGACAAGGCACGCTGCTATCGGACTAACGGTCCCGCGTTTATGCGATTCGGCAAAGCCGTAGTCTATTCCACCGAAGCCCTCGACGAATGGGCGCGGGCCTGCACCGTCGCCAACGACAACAAGCAGAGCGGGAAATAA
- a CDS encoding AAA family ATPase: MTAVVKADNPFKVGDRVEHQQFGLATVREVIGARVCADYDDGEHHSPVLHTFLLPANVNAIGDNGPKTTILKLKGANTLPQLEFVYGRTRVRKYISTLFAPGGGGKSSLLVAEALDMVTGRDLLGVGHKKKIRVWYINTEDPPELIQRQFETAAALHRIINDDIDDRLMWSSGRESNFVVATEDKRTGFRINHPVVEGIAHVGGEFRPDAIIIDPFVSTHGVSENDNGAIQQVATLWVTIADRLNCAIDLAHHVVKSDGPVTANSGRGGSALKDKARIVRVINPLSEEQAKKWNIPEGLRREYFNAVIDKGNLSRVGTGAWYHIENVPLGNGDGLTRPQEFAPAVRRWMAPDASPEERAEMTLARVEQEQIAAVLVGIKNRDVRYNYQSSNWAGNEIASVLGIELDDSKKLTPAKERVQAILDAMITLGLLIKVSRVDPIKRKSFDHVEVAA; the protein is encoded by the coding sequence GTGACCGCCGTAGTTAAGGCCGACAATCCTTTCAAAGTCGGCGATCGTGTTGAGCATCAGCAGTTCGGCTTGGCGACGGTGCGCGAGGTTATAGGGGCGCGGGTCTGCGCAGACTATGACGATGGCGAGCACCACAGTCCGGTGCTGCACACTTTCTTGTTGCCTGCGAACGTTAATGCGATTGGAGATAACGGCCCCAAGACCACTATCTTGAAACTGAAGGGGGCAAACACTCTTCCGCAACTCGAATTCGTGTATGGGAGAACAAGAGTTCGGAAGTACATCTCAACACTGTTTGCTCCGGGTGGTGGTGGAAAATCATCGTTGCTCGTTGCGGAAGCTCTCGACATGGTGACCGGACGAGATCTGCTTGGCGTCGGGCACAAGAAGAAAATTCGAGTCTGGTACATAAACACAGAGGATCCACCAGAGCTTATCCAGCGCCAGTTTGAAACCGCCGCCGCATTGCACCGCATCATCAACGATGACATCGATGACCGATTGATGTGGTCCAGCGGACGCGAATCCAACTTTGTGGTGGCAACAGAAGACAAGAGGACCGGCTTCCGGATTAACCATCCAGTGGTTGAGGGGATCGCACACGTCGGTGGTGAATTTAGACCGGACGCAATTATAATTGACCCGTTTGTATCCACCCATGGCGTGAGCGAGAATGACAACGGCGCAATTCAGCAGGTTGCGACCCTATGGGTTACGATCGCCGATAGACTAAATTGTGCGATCGATCTCGCGCACCATGTCGTCAAGTCTGACGGCCCCGTCACAGCAAACTCGGGCCGCGGGGGCAGCGCCTTGAAAGACAAAGCGCGCATCGTGCGAGTCATCAATCCGCTGAGCGAAGAACAAGCAAAGAAGTGGAACATCCCGGAGGGGTTGCGTCGCGAGTATTTCAACGCGGTAATCGACAAGGGTAATCTTTCTCGCGTCGGAACTGGGGCGTGGTACCACATCGAGAACGTTCCTCTAGGAAACGGCGATGGACTTACCAGGCCGCAGGAATTCGCGCCTGCTGTCAGGCGGTGGATGGCTCCAGACGCATCGCCGGAAGAGCGCGCGGAAATGACTCTTGCCAGGGTCGAGCAGGAACAGATCGCCGCCGTTCTGGTAGGCATTAAGAATCGCGACGTCAGGTATAACTATCAATCCTCTAATTGGGCTGGCAATGAGATCGCAAGCGTTCTTGGGATCGAGCTAGACGATAGCAAGAAGCTGACCCCAGCGAAGGAGCGCGTACAGGCGATTCTCGACGCCATGATCACGCTTGGCCTGCTGATCAAGGTTTCGCGCGTAGATCCAATAAAGCGCAAGTCTTTTGATCACGTTGAGGTTGCAGCTTAG
- a CDS encoding cold-shock protein: MNTGTVKWFNTQKGFGFIQPSNGTNDVFVHISAVERAGMGTLSEGQTVSYDVVADRRTGKSAAENLRAA; the protein is encoded by the coding sequence ATGAACACCGGTACAGTGAAGTGGTTTAATACCCAAAAGGGCTTCGGCTTTATCCAACCATCAAACGGCACCAACGACGTCTTTGTTCACATCAGCGCGGTCGAACGCGCCGGTATGGGAACTCTGAGCGAAGGTCAGACGGTATCTTACGATGTCGTCGCAGACCGCCGTACTGGCAAGTCCGCTGCCGAAAATCTCCGTGCTGCTTAG